The genomic segment CCGGCAACAGCCCAATATAATGCTGCTGATAAGACTTATATTATTTCATTAGAAAATGTTCCTTTTGGTGAATATAAATTGACCGTAACAGATAAAAATTATGCAGATGCTTCTAATAAAACAAATTGTTCTATTATCGAATCTTCTCAAATTTTAACTCAGCCAGATCCAATAGCAATTACCTTATCAGAAACCCAATCGATATCTTGTAATTCAGAAAACGGAGATACTGAAACAGATAAATTTTTAGATGGAATTTTAATAGCAAATGCAACAGGAGGAACAGCGCCTTATCAATATGTTTGGTCAAAATTCAATTCTGCAACAAATGTTTGGGATGTTTTAGACGATCAGACTTCTAAGATTGCTCAAAATCTTTCTAAAGGAAATTATGCGGTAAATGTTATAGATGCTAACGGAATTGTGCAAGGAGCATATGATAAAACAGAATTAGTTACAGCAATACCAGCTGTAAAAGCAATAATAGAACCTATAAAATTAGATTTAACTTTCAGTTCTGGAAATGTTTCATGTCATGACGGAAATAACGGCTGGGCAAAAGCAAATGTAGTTGGAGGAATGGCTCCTTATAATTACACATGGTTCAATGTTAATGGAGGTATTGTAAATGTAAATGAAATAACCCAATTAAAAGCTGGAGAATACTTTGTTGAAGTGACCGATGCAAAAGGATGTTTTACAAAAGGGAGTGTCATTATAACTGAGCCACAATCTGCAGTAGCAATAGAATATGCAGAAATTATTACACCAACTTTTTCAGGTGCCACAAACGGAAAGATAGTTGCGGAAATAACAGGAGGTACTCCAAATAATGATGGTTCGTATAGTTTTGAATGGAAAAATGCAGATGGAAACTCTCAAACTACAACTACAGAATTCTTAAACGGAAAATACGTTATTACTCTTGATGGAATTCCTACAAATGATTATTACTTGACCATAAAAGATAGGAACTACAACGAAACCAATAATCAAATTACGAATTGTTCTGTATTAGAATCAAAAGTATCATTAACAGAGCCAGATCCTTTAAAAGTTGTTTTTGAAATCGTGAGATCTATTTCATGTAATGCAAGTAATGAATTCGGCAACGATAAAGATACTGAGCCAAAAGACGGTCAGCGTGATGAATCACAAGATGGTATTCTAGTAGCACATGTAACTGGTGGAACTCCACTTGCTTCTTCTGCAAATAATGGATTACCCTATTTTTTTTATTGGAAAAAGCAACAGACAGATGGCTCATGGTTCCCTCTCTCTGATATTCAAGGAGAAACTGCTTCTAATCTTTCACACGGAAACTATGCCTTGAATGTAAAAGACAGGAATGGCATCGTTTTAGGAACTTATGTTAATAATGTATTGACTCAAGAAATAGATGCAACTCAATTCATGCAGGAATCCCCAAAATTATCTGTAAGCATTGCGCATGGAGATGTTTTCTGTAATGGAGGAAACGATGGCTGGGCAACAGCAAATGTTGTTGGTGGAACACCACCTTATGAATATAAATGGTCTAATGATGTAGAAACGGATAAAAACACGATTCTGAAAGCTGGCGAATATTGGGTATTTATAACAGATGCAAAAGGCTGTACAACACAAGAAAGTGTAACGATTATAGAACCTATAGTACCATTAAGAATAAAATACACAGAAGTCTTAAATCCGAGTTTTTACAAAGCAACAAACGGAAAAATTATCGTTGAAGTTACTGGTGGGACTATTTCAGCCAATAATACGTATTGGTATGAGTGGAAAAACAGCAAAGGAGAAATACAAACAGCATCGACTAATTTTAATAATGGCATTTATACGATTTCATTAAACAATCTTCCAGAAGAAACTTATACCTTAAATGTACATGATGCCAATTATGATGCTGCAACAAACAAATCAAGTTGTAATGTTTCAAATTCTGTTGTCGTTTTAGACGACCCAGATCCGCTTGAAGTGACTTTCGAAATAAAGCGTACTATTTCTTGTAATGCAAGTAATGAATTCGGAAATGAAACAGATATAAATCCGCAGGATAATCAAAGAGATGAATCGCAGGACGGAATTTTGACCGCTCATGTAAAAGGCGGTATTCAGCTTCAGGCAGATAAAAATAACGGATTGCCATATTTCTATAATTGGAAGAAAAAGCAAAACGACGGTTCATGGAAAGTATGGAACGAAAAAACAGAAACGCTCAATAATATTTCTGAAGGAACATATGCCTTGAATATCGAAGATGCAAACGGAATAAAATTGGGAACTTATACCAATAATATTTTGGTAAAAGAAACAGATGCAATTCAATACATGGCACAGCCTGCAAAATTGAATTTGACGTTTACAAAATTAAATGCAAGATGCAACAATGGCGACGATGGCTGGGCAGAAGCTCATGTATCTGGAGGAACAGCGCCTTACAAATATGAGTGGACAAATGGAGAAACAACTGCAAAAATTGAAAACATTACCACAAATAATTATTTTGTATTGGTTACAGATGCAAAAGGATGCGTAGTTCAGGGAAGTATTTTTGTAGGTGATCCGAAAGGAATTTTCTCAACAGAGACAGTAAAAAATCCAACTTGCTATAATGTTAACGACGGCTCGATAGTACTAAATGTTACTGGAGGAAATTTACCTTACAGTTATGTATGGAATACAGGAGCGATTACCAAAGACTTGAATAATCTGCCGGCAGGAAATTATGAAGTAACAATTAGTTGTCCTGATTGCTGTGTGTATAAGAAGAAATTTACCCTGAAAAATCCAGATCCAATTGTGGTTGATTTAGGAAAAGACAGAACCTTGTGCGATGATCAGGTTTTGGAATTGGATGCATCAATTGCTGATAAAAATGCACAATACAGCTGGACATCTTCAAACGGATTTACTTCAAACCAAGCAACAGTAAGTTTGACAAAAGCCGGAACTTATCATGTAAAAGCAACTTCGGCTTTAGGATGCGTAGGCGAAGATGAAATCGTGATTAAAACAAGAAAGGCAGTAATCAGTTCAGAATTTTTATTGAGTTCTCAGGCTTATATTGATGAAGAAGTTATTTTGGTCAATACCAGTAATCCATTTGGTGAAAGCACCAATTGGATAATTCCTGAAGATGTCATAACAGTAGAACAGAAAGAAAAATACATCACGCTAAGGTTTGACAAAACGGGCACTTATACCATTGGTCTGCAGCAGACACAGGACGAATGTTTTGCAATTTACAATAAAAATATTACGGTAGAAAAAAGAAGCACTTTGCCAAATGGAGGCAGTACTGCTAAATCTATTATTGATTTTATTGTAACGCCAAACCCAAGCAACGGAAATTTTAAAGCCATTATTAATTTAGAGAATAATAGTGCAGTAAATCTAAGACTGTTTTCTACTA from the Flavobacterium sp. genome contains:
- a CDS encoding T9SS type A sorting domain-containing protein; this encodes MKKIYLFVFLLVCNFSFGQAPELGSYEVVFSGWAINDEHHNCGEAFVRLEFKKPIDNYNALNISYNDDRSITYYTYEDTRTTFRADKILQSMFFSASRYDRQSCRGNRPYNMGRVTRTDKFSCYDVDFEFKQFRNVDSDGDGLGRSSFNVKIRPVLVIANPGIKNDLPTETKIDIKSNTGFLPSEYNWQYSLNPSPSEDPNSSDWVDLPQYNTKSSFSANAVDILGTNTFNNVGNKIFIRQKACGVASNPVFYIIRLSAPIVNSAIVTQPTCSDTDDGAVKFVFDRTLYDGEQLNYTILDVTAENTPTDYNGSLAIGSDKSFTISGIRKGSYILQLIGFKDGVSTAVITDHYDLKSFTITSPPPLDFTLNTRNVQCYDAQDATITITPTGGTRKLSGNDYYSLDNGTNWIPFPNNAPYTITGLNPGTYRIKVKDMNGCVARVQVLVDGKIELGEEKVLEATITEPTAPLTLSYTYKQDPTFFGAFNGKITASISGGTIKDDKSYDYKWVKTTGEEFPATAQYNAADKTYIISLENVPFGEYKLTVTDKNYADASNKTNCSIIESSQILTQPDPIAITLSETQSISCNSENGDTETDKFLDGILIANATGGTAPYQYVWSKFNSATNVWDVLDDQTSKIAQNLSKGNYAVNVIDANGIVQGAYDKTELVTAIPAVKAIIEPIKLDLTFSSGNVSCHDGNNGWAKANVVGGMAPYNYTWFNVNGGIVNVNEITQLKAGEYFVEVTDAKGCFTKGSVIITEPQSAVAIEYAEIITPTFSGATNGKIVAEITGGTPNNDGSYSFEWKNADGNSQTTTTEFLNGKYVITLDGIPTNDYYLTIKDRNYNETNNQITNCSVLESKVSLTEPDPLKVVFEIVRSISCNASNEFGNDKDTEPKDGQRDESQDGILVAHVTGGTPLASSANNGLPYFFYWKKQQTDGSWFPLSDIQGETASNLSHGNYALNVKDRNGIVLGTYVNNVLTQEIDATQFMQESPKLSVSIAHGDVFCNGGNDGWATANVVGGTPPYEYKWSNDVETDKNTILKAGEYWVFITDAKGCTTQESVTIIEPIVPLRIKYTEVLNPSFYKATNGKIIVEVTGGTISANNTYWYEWKNSKGEIQTASTNFNNGIYTISLNNLPEETYTLNVHDANYDAATNKSSCNVSNSVVVLDDPDPLEVTFEIKRTISCNASNEFGNETDINPQDNQRDESQDGILTAHVKGGIQLQADKNNGLPYFYNWKKKQNDGSWKVWNEKTETLNNISEGTYALNIEDANGIKLGTYTNNILVKETDAIQYMAQPAKLNLTFTKLNARCNNGDDGWAEAHVSGGTAPYKYEWTNGETTAKIENITTNNYFVLVTDAKGCVVQGSIFVGDPKGIFSTETVKNPTCYNVNDGSIVLNVTGGNLPYSYVWNTGAITKDLNNLPAGNYEVTISCPDCCVYKKKFTLKNPDPIVVDLGKDRTLCDDQVLELDASIADKNAQYSWTSSNGFTSNQATVSLTKAGTYHVKATSALGCVGEDEIVIKTRKAVISSEFLLSSQAYIDEEVILVNTSNPFGESTNWIIPEDVITVEQKEKYITLRFDKTGTYTIGLQQTQDECFAIYNKNITVEKRSTLPNGGSTAKSIIDFIVTPNPSNGNFKAIINLENNSAVNLRLFSTTGEYTMQKKDSGKKNYEVDFNTSLQSGIYILVLETEQQTLVKKIIIY